One Solanum lycopersicum chromosome 2, SLM_r2.1 genomic region harbors:
- the LOC544064 gene encoding nucleolin-like isoform X1: MGKSIKKSATKADAAVVAPTKSMKKGKREAEDEIAKLVSAKKQKKDVAVAQAVEKKKSDLKTQKKKKPVSSSSDDSSSESESEDDKPLVPPKKVAPAKKGKVASSSDDSDSSDEDEAPAKKVVVASTKNGVAAKKKDESSDDSDDSSSEEDVPAPKKPPTNGAKKDESSDDSDDSSSEDDAVVKKAPAVVKKAPAAASKKQESSSDSSDDSSSDDDDEPPSKVVAQPKKAPQAVKKTGDSSDDSDDSESDSDSDKGKAATVAKKTAAVSKKVASSDDDSEDDSSEESDEEPQKKKSKPSTTPAVSKAPEKSSSEESSDSDDSSEDEEDDKPSKTPKKQGADVEMVDAPSAKAQQTPITPKAQTPGGSKTLFVGNLSYSVEQADVENFFKDAGEVQEVRFATHEDGSFKGFGHVEFVTAEAAHKALELNGHDLLGRDVRLDLARERGEYTPRSGNENSFQRPARSEGTTIFVRGFDKNEAEDQIRSSLEEHFASCGKIFKTRIPTDPEGYIKGMAYIEFANGDADALNKALELDGSEVGGFSLNVQEAKPRGDSAGGGGRGFGGRSGGRGGGRDSGGRFGGRGGGGRFGGGGRFGGGGRGGGGGRFGGGGRGRGNANKPSFTPSGKKTTFSDE, encoded by the exons ATGGGTAAATCTATCAAGAAGTCCGCCACCAAGGCTGATGCTGCTGTAGTTGCTCCAACCAAATCCATGAAGAAAG GGAAGAGAGAAGCTGAGGATGAAATTGCCAAGTTGGTGAGTGCAAAGAAGCAGAAGAAAGATGTGGCTGTAGCACAAGCtgttgagaaaaagaaaagtgatCTCAAAActcagaagaagaagaagccaGTAAGCAGTTCCTCTGACGATAGCTCCTCTGAGTCGGAGTCTGAGGACGACAAG CCACTGGTGCCTCCTAAGAAAGTGGCTCCTGCCAAAAAGGGAAAGGTAGCCAGCAGTTCTGATGACTCAGATTCTTCAGATGAGGATGAA GCTCCTGCTAAGAAAGTTGTTGTAGCTTCAACTAAGAATGGCGTTGCTGCTAAGAAGAAAGATGAGTCAAGTGATGATTCGGATGATAGCAGCTCTGAGGAAGATGTGCCTGCACCCAAGAAACCTCCTACTAATGGCGCTAAGAAAGACGAGTCAAGTGATGATTCTGATGATAGCAGCTCTGAGGATGATGCTGTTGTTAAGAAGGCACCTGCTGTTGTTAAGAAGGCGCCTGCTGCTGCCTCTAAAAAGCAAGAATCCAGCTCTGATTCCAGTGATGACTCCAGTtcagatgatgatgat GAACCTCCCTCTAAGGTAGTTGCTCAACCTAAAAAGGCTCCTCAAGCTGTGAAGAAGACTGGTGACAGCTCTGATGACTCTGATGATTCTGAATCTGATTCTGATTCAGACAAG GGAAAGGCTGCTACTGTAGCTAAAAAGACTGCTGCTGTATCTAAAAAG GTTGCTTCATCTGATGATGACAGTGAGGATGATAGTTCCGAGGAGAGTGATGAAGAGCCTCAAAAGAAAAAGAGCAAG CCCTCGACCACACCAGCCGTCTCAAAAGCTCCAGAAAAGAGTAGCTCTGAGGAATCTTCTGACTCAGACGACTCCTCTGAAGATGAAGAGGATGACAAACCATCCAAAACTCCCAAGAAG CAGGGTGCTGATGTAGAAATGGTTGATGCTCCTTCTGCTAAAGCT CAACAAACCCCTATTACTCCTAAAGCCCAAACCCCAGGGGGATCGAAAACATTGTTTGTTGGAAATCTATCCTATTCAGTGGAACAGGCGGATGT GGAGAATTTCTTCAAAGATGCTGGAGAAGTTCAGGAAGTGCGCTTTGCTACACATGAGGATGGTTCATTTAAGGGCTTTGGTCATGTTGAGTTTGTTACTGCTGAAGCTGCGCATAAG GCACTTGAACTTAATGGGCATGATCTTTTGGGCCGTGATGTGAGGTTGGACCTGGCTCGTGAGAGGGGAGAGTATACACCTCGCAGTGG GAATGAGAACTCATTCCAGAGGCCGGCTAGAAGTGAGGGAACAACAATTTTTGTCAGGGGCTTTGACAAAAATGAGGCTGAAGATCAG ATTAGGAGTTCACTGGAGGAGCACTTTGCATCTTGTGGGAAGATCTTTAAAACAAGAATTCCTACAGACCCAGAAGGCTATATTAAAGG GATGGCTTATATTGAGTTTGCAAATGGAGATGCTGATGCTCTAAACAAAGCTCTGGAGCTTGATGGATCAGAAGTTGGAGGGTTTAGCTTGAATGTGCAAGAAGCAAAACCAAGGGGTGACAGTGCAGGTGGAGGAGGCAGAGGTTTTGGTGGTAGAAGTGGTGGTAGGGGTGGAGGTAGAGATAGTGGTGGTAGATTTGGTGGTCGTGGTGGTGGAGGCCGCTTTGGAGGTGGAGGCCGCTTTGGTGGCGGTGGACGCGGTGGAGGTGGTGGACGTTTTGGCGGTGGAGGCAGAGGACGAGGAAATGCCAACAAGCCAAGCTTCACTCCATCTG
- the LOC544064 gene encoding nucleolin-like (The RefSeq protein has 1 substitution compared to this genomic sequence) has translation MGKSIKKSATKADAAVVAPTKSMKKGKREAEDEIAKLVSAKKQKKDVAVAQAVEKKKSDLKTQKKKKPVSSSSDDSSSESESEDDKPLVPPKKVAPAKKGKVASSSDDSDSSDEDEAPAKKVVVASTKNGVAAKKKDESSDDSDDSSSEEDVPAPKKPPTNGAKKDKSSDDSDDSSSEDDAVVKKAPAVVKKAPAAASKKQESSSDSSDDSSSDDDDEPPSKVVAQPKKAPQAVKKTGDSSDDSDDSESDSDSDKGKAATVAKKTAAVSKKVASSDDDSEDDSSEESDEEPQKKKSKPSTTPAVSKAPEKSSSEESSDSDDSSEDEEDDKPSKTPKKGADVEMVDAPSAKAQQTPITPKAQTPGGSKTLFVGNLSYSVEQADVENFFKDAGEVQEVRFATHEDGSFKGFGHVEFVTAEAAHKALELNGHDLLGRDVRLDLARERGEYTPRSGNENSFQRPARSEGTTIFVRGFDKNEAEDQIRSSLEEHFASCGKIFKTRIPTDPEGYIKGMAYIEFANGDADALNKALELDGSEVGGFSLNVQEAKPRGDSAGGGGRGFGGRSGGRGGGRDSGGRFGGRGGGGRFGGGGRFGGGGRGGGGGRFGGGGRGRGNANKPSFTPSGKKTTFSDE, from the exons ATGGGTAAATCTATCAAGAAGTCCGCCACCAAGGCTGATGCTGCTGTAGTTGCTCCAACCAAATCCATGAAGAAAG GGAAGAGAGAAGCTGAGGATGAAATTGCCAAGTTGGTGAGTGCAAAGAAGCAGAAGAAAGATGTGGCTGTAGCACAAGCtgttgagaaaaagaaaagtgatCTCAAAActcagaagaagaagaagccaGTAAGCAGTTCCTCTGACGATAGCTCCTCTGAGTCGGAGTCTGAGGACGACAAG CCACTGGTGCCTCCTAAGAAAGTGGCTCCTGCCAAAAAGGGAAAGGTAGCCAGCAGTTCTGATGACTCAGATTCTTCAGATGAGGATGAA GCTCCTGCTAAGAAAGTTGTTGTAGCTTCAACTAAGAATGGCGTTGCTGCTAAGAAGAAAGATGAGTCAAGTGATGATTCGGATGATAGCAGCTCTGAGGAAGATGTGCCTGCACCCAAGAAACCTCCTACTAATGGCGCTAAGAAAGACGAGTCAAGTGATGATTCTGATGATAGCAGCTCTGAGGATGATGCTGTTGTTAAGAAGGCACCTGCTGTTGTTAAGAAGGCGCCTGCTGCTGCCTCTAAAAAGCAAGAATCCAGCTCTGATTCCAGTGATGACTCCAGTtcagatgatgatgat GAACCTCCCTCTAAGGTAGTTGCTCAACCTAAAAAGGCTCCTCAAGCTGTGAAGAAGACTGGTGACAGCTCTGATGACTCTGATGATTCTGAATCTGATTCTGATTCAGACAAG GGAAAGGCTGCTACTGTAGCTAAAAAGACTGCTGCTGTATCTAAAAAG GTTGCTTCATCTGATGATGACAGTGAGGATGATAGTTCCGAGGAGAGTGATGAAGAGCCTCAAAAGAAAAAGAGCAAG CCCTCGACCACACCAGCCGTCTCAAAAGCTCCAGAAAAGAGTAGCTCTGAGGAATCTTCTGACTCAGACGACTCCTCTGAAGATGAAGAGGATGACAAACCATCCAAAACTCCCAAGAAG GGTGCTGATGTAGAAATGGTTGATGCTCCTTCTGCTAAAGCT CAACAAACCCCTATTACTCCTAAAGCCCAAACCCCAGGGGGATCGAAAACATTGTTTGTTGGAAATCTATCCTATTCAGTGGAACAGGCGGATGT GGAGAATTTCTTCAAAGATGCTGGAGAAGTTCAGGAAGTGCGCTTTGCTACACATGAGGATGGTTCATTTAAGGGCTTTGGTCATGTTGAGTTTGTTACTGCTGAAGCTGCGCATAAG GCACTTGAACTTAATGGGCATGATCTTTTGGGCCGTGATGTGAGGTTGGACCTGGCTCGTGAGAGGGGAGAGTATACACCTCGCAGTGG GAATGAGAACTCATTCCAGAGGCCGGCTAGAAGTGAGGGAACAACAATTTTTGTCAGGGGCTTTGACAAAAATGAGGCTGAAGATCAG ATTAGGAGTTCACTGGAGGAGCACTTTGCATCTTGTGGGAAGATCTTTAAAACAAGAATTCCTACAGACCCAGAAGGCTATATTAAAGG GATGGCTTATATTGAGTTTGCAAATGGAGATGCTGATGCTCTAAACAAAGCTCTGGAGCTTGATGGATCAGAAGTTGGAGGGTTTAGCTTGAATGTGCAAGAAGCAAAACCAAGGGGTGACAGTGCAGGTGGAGGAGGCAGAGGTTTTGGTGGTAGAAGTGGTGGTAGGGGTGGAGGTAGAGATAGTGGTGGTAGATTTGGTGGTCGTGGTGGTGGAGGCCGCTTTGGAGGTGGAGGCCGCTTTGGTGGCGGTGGACGCGGTGGAGGTGGTGGACGTTTTGGCGGTGGAGGCAGAGGACGAGGAAATGCCAACAAGCCAAGCTTCACTCCATCTG